A segment of the Pseudoalteromonas sp. DL-6 genome:
CACTCGACATTTTAGGAAGGTATTGCTGCGCCGTTCCTTTATAAAAAGCCATCGCAGCAACGAATGCAATAATAGTTGCACTGAGCTTTGCAGCTAAGAATATTAATGCAACATCTATAATCATTGCTAATGCGCGCCGAGTCGGCGAAGCCAAAGGCAAGCCAAGTAAAGCATTATCAACCTTAAAGGCATACGGCGTGATCACTTCTCGGGTTTCGGCTTTAGATAACGCTAATTGTTCTAATTCTTGTACTTTCATTATTATACTTGTTATTAAAATAGGTAACGCGGTTAAATTACGCGCTTTTTAATTTTTGCTCAAGCGAACTCATCTCTATTTAAAATAAAAACACCTCAAAGCCAAAAATTATTAGATACAAAAGTTACAACCATTTACAAATATAAAGTTAACATTATTTACAATGCAACTACAAAACATATATTATCGATGAAACTACTTTTTCTTTAAAAATTAAATATATGGAGTATATTTTGAAGTTATTAACTAACATGTTTTTCTTGTTTTCGGTACTTGTTTTAAGTGGCTGTGCCCACCAGATAAGTTTAAATCCAGACACTGAAAAACTTCAGCTTTCAGAAAATAAATCAATATCTGTTGTAGGTTATTATATTTCTGAAGATGATATTAAAAAACAAGTAAAAACACCTGGCGGTGGTGGCGATAATGTTAGTTACAAACCTTATAAAGACACAGAAGCTGCATTATATACTGTACTTTCTAATAAATTTGAAAACGTTTATAAGCTTGAATCATTAACTGATAATACATTTTTACAAGACAATAAAATTGAATATGTATTTATACCTACAATAACAACTGAATCTAGTTCAGATAGTTTATTTACATGGCCACCTACAGAGTTTACTTTCACGTTAAACTGTAAAACTTTAAATAACAATGGCGATATAGCATGGAATACTGAAGTTAAAGGTTTTGGCAAAGCTGAATTTGATGAGTTTAAAAACGACTTTTCTTTATCAGCAAAGCGTGCAACAGAAGAAGCATTTAACAAACTAGTTGTAGAGTTAGAGCAGTCAAAACTATGAGTAAGGAAAGAATTAAAATGAAGTATAGAAGTTCAATAGGATTAATCGGGGTTTTATTCTTAAGTGCATGTACAATTCAAGTGCCTCCTTATAGTGCAGACATTGGTAACGTTTCAAAATTAAAGCAAGAAACGGTTTCCCCTCTATCTGTTGGCACAATTAAATCTGAAAAGAAACTAAATAAAATTTCACTTAGAGGCTCACCTCTTATTTCATCTGTAGGCAACAGTTATGGTAAATATATTGAAAATGCTTTGTTGCAAGAGCTTAAGTTAGCCAAGCTTTGGTCTGGTGTTGCTAAAAAGCAAGTAACTGGCAAAGTAATTGACCAAGATATTGATATTACGGGTTTCTCCGAGGGAAGTTCATTTATAAAAGTAAACTTTATCGTTTCAGAAGAGAATATTATCTTATTCGAAAAAGAAATCATGGCCGAACACACTTTTGACTCTTCATTTATGGGAGCGATCGCTATCCCTAATGGTCAAAAAAGCTACGTAGAGTTAGTTCAAAAATTACTAACAAACCTATATGCAGATGAAGAGTTTATTGCCTCAATAAAATAACTCTATTACATCTATTTCAAATAAAAAAGAGTCATACTTCGTATGACTCTTTTTATTTAAACTTACCCTAAAACCACTTAATTTTAAGCTTTGTCGAGTGAACTTTACTTGCTTGTGATCTAAATAAATTGCATTTAATGTCAACATAGCTAACTTCGCTAGGTTCTAGAAAGCTGTCTGTGCTTTTGCCTACACAGTTACCAATAAACTTACCACTTTCGTCAAATGTAGAAGCAATAACGGTTCCCGTATAAATGCTCTCGTTAGTAATATTTTTTAATTCAGCCGCGATTCTTACTTGACCATTTTCTTTATATATTTCAGAAAGAGTTAGTTTATAATCATTATTAATTTCATCACTTGTTTCTAATGCTTTATTAGAAACCATTGTTTTAAATCCACTGTCAACATCAGCGGCGATTGTAAGGGCGAACGCACTAATGCCGCCAAGCATTGCTATTACAAACCCAACTCCCCAAAAAAAGCCTTTTATACTCTCGTTAAAATTATTAGTGTCCATTTAATTCCCTTTCGTTTTTACCATTGTATTTCGTTAACAAGATAGCCAAAGTAACTTTTTTCGCCGACTAAGTTCACTTTTGTATTTTTAAGTTTTAAAAGCTTATGCTTATCTAAATACCACCTGATGGTGTGCTGTTTGTTTGTAGATGTATCTTCAAAGAGTAAACGAACGCAATTCGGCTCATAATCGCTATAACAAGCTTCAGACTCAACTAAGATATATTCTTCAGACCAATAATCGCCTAAATGATAATGCGCCCATAGCTGAATCGGCGCACAAATGACAGCCCAAAGATATGCATACAGCAAAATAGGTATCATAATGATACTTAAATACTTAAGGATAACCCCTTCTTGATCAAAGTGAGTATTAAACTCTTCTTTTGCATTTGGGGTTTTTATTAAATGAAATAAAAAGGCACACACTAAAGAAATAGTAATAAAGCCTAAAATCCAAAAACTTAAAAAGTCATAAAAACGGTTAGGGATAAAGGAGGGGTCGATTGAAGTGTACCACTCATAAAGACCAACAGGGCCGAGCATCATAACAATAAATGCTATGATAACGAGAATCACAGGCTTTTTTGTCATATAAATTTATATCCTTATGCTCTATGACATCTTTAATTTAGCTGATATTTTAATTAAGGATTGCCTTATCCCAGTATTAAAATAATTATGTGAACAATTATTACATCAAAACGTATTATTGTTAATAATGGTTTTAAGGAATTACTCATGACCGCCAAACAACTCTCATCACTTTTTGTTTTTAACTTACTGTTTGCCACTACCGAGGCAAACGCCAATGCTCGCTGGTATGTGGTTAATGATTCGGTGATGGGTGGCATTTCTAATAGTCAGGTTTTACAAAATGACGGCAATTTAGTGTTTACAGGCAACGTATCGCTTGCAAACAATGGAGGATTTGCTTCTATTCGAACGCTATTGGATGTACAAAGCCAAGACATCACTAAAATTATGCTACGTGTTAAGGGCGATGGTCAAACCTATCAATTACGTTTAAGAACCAATGAGTACATGGATGGTGCGGCTTATACCCGCTCGTTTAGTACCACAAAGAGCGAGTGGCTTAATATTGAGTTTTTACCTGAGGATTTTCAGCTTACTTATCGCGGCCGCTTACTTGAACAACAGCCTACAATTAGCTTTAAAGAGATAAAGCAGCTTGGCTTTATGATTGCAGGTAAACAGGCGGGAAAATTTAGGCTTGAGGTAGAAAAAATTGAGTTTAAAAACTAACTTCTCTACGTACATTACAAGGTTAAACAGTGAAGTCGTCGCCTCGCCTTTTCATTTCGTTGATTACTAGCTCAATAATTTGTTGTTTTATTGCTGCCTGCTGAGACTTCACCTCACTAAGTTGCAGCTGCAATCTATTCATCTCTTCTTGTTGTTGCTCGGTTTTATATTTTTTAGCCCCCATATGCTCAGCATCCATAGTCAACTGATAGCCCTCTTCAGCTGGCCCATATTGGCTATTATCAATGGTTAAACTACGTTGTACCGTGCTCTGCTTAAGCTTATTTACTTGCTCTTGTAATGCAACCACTTGCTGGGTGAAATATTTATATGCCTTTTCTAAATTTTGATATTGCTCAGCAAATGTTGCGTTATCTTCGCTGTATTTTTGAACCTTTGCATCTAAAAACTCTGATAAAACATAGTCAGGTTCTTCTTGTGATTCGTCATCTTTAGGTTGCGGCTCGGTTTCTATTAAAGACTGATTGTTATAATTAGATGCTTGATATTGAATTGAGGCGGTTGAAATCTTCATTATTTTATCCCTAAAATAAATTTGTCACTATTTTAGGTATCGACTGATATTTTAAATTCTTGAGTAGGATTGGCTAAAGAGAGCAAATAAAAAGCCCTACTTGATTAAAGTAAGGCTTAAAGTGTTTTTTCTTTAAAATTACGACTCAATAGCCAGTAATTCCACTTCAAAAATAAGCAATGATGCAGGAGGAATACTCCCTACTCGCTTTTCACCATAGGCGAGCTGATGCGGTATATAAAACTGAAATTTATCGCCCGGGCTCATCAATTGTAGGCCTTCTGTCCAGCCTTTTATAACTTGGTGCAAGCCAAAGCTAATCGGAGTTTTACGCTCCATTGAGCTGTCAAATACAGTGCCGTCGATTAAAGTGCCATGATAATGCACTTTCACCATACTCGTTGGGCTAGGTGTATTTTCGCTTTGTCCTTTATGAATTATTTTATATTGCAAGCCAGATGCGGTTTCTTGAACGCCTTCTACCTTTGCATTGGCAATTAAATAATCACTTTCAATCTGTGCGTTTGCGATTGCTTGCTGCTTGGCTTTTTTACTGTTTTTAAAAATTAAAACACAAAAAATCGCAATAACAATCAGTAAAATTATATTGATCATAACTCCCCTTTTTCATCTTCTGAGTCGTGGTCTTTTTCGTCACTGTTATCGCCATTAACAATATCAGCAATGTCTTTTAATCGCGCTAATGCGATGCCATTAACCGAATCTTCTGGGTAGTGTTCATCAACCATATCACCCGCTTCAATATCCATTAATAAGTTTAATGCTTGGTCAACGGTTTCCACAGCATAAATATTAAACTTACCTAACTCAACGGCATTGAGTATTTCGTCATCAAGCACCAAATTAACTTGGTTCGATTTAGGAATAATAACCCCTTGCTCACCCGTTAAGCCGCGCATTTTACATAGCTTAAAGAAACCTTCTATTTTCTCATTTACACCACCAATGGCCTGTACATCACCATGTTGGTTAATTGAACCGGTTAGAGCAATAGACTGACTGATGGGTAGGCTCGTAATTGCTGAAATTAGCGCACAAAGTTCAGCTAATGAGGCGCTATCACCATCTATGTAGCCATAACTTTGTTCAATAGCAATATTCGCACTGAGTGTTAAGCTAAAGTGCTGCGCGTATTTGTTACCTAAATAACCGGTAAGCAGCATTACCCCTTTTGAGTGAATTGCTTTACCCAGCTCGGCTTCGCGTTCCACATCAATAACGCCATCAGCGCCGGCATAAACGGTTGCAGTAATGCGTGCAGGTGTGCCAAATGAGGTGTCACCAATGTGCAGTACCGTTAAACCATTAACTTTACCAACGGCTTGCCCGTCGGTTGCTATTAAAGTGTGCCCTTCTTTTATATCGCTGAGCATGTTTTCGCTAATTTGCCCTGTACGGTACTGTTTGCCTTCTATGGCTTCGTCAATATGGCGAGCATCAATTACCGTCAACTTATCTTGCTTAGCGTAAAAACTGGCCTCAGCGACAAGCTCTAGCACATCAGCAAAACGGGCAGAAAGTTTATTATGGTGCTCAGCTTGGCGATAACTAAATTTAAGTAATCGGACCATTGCAGCTTCATTTAACGTACACTTTAATGTTTGCTCGCAGTAATCACTGACTTTAGTAATAAACTGGTATTGAAGTTTATCGCTACTTGGTAAGTAATAATCAAAATCGGCAAGTACTCTAAATAACTCAGCAAACTCTTCATCGTATTCACCGATGGTGTAATAAAGTTCACGTGAGCCAAGTAGAATAATTTTTACATCAAGCGGAATTAACTGCGGGCGAAGCGTAAAGCTGCTGCCAACTACACTGTCTTGGTAAGGTAAATCATTTTTAATTTGATGGGTTTTTAGTGATAGTTTTAACCCATCCCACACTTGAGGCTGAGCCATTACTTTTTCAGCATCCATAATTAAATAGCCACCATTCGCACGGTGCAGCGCACCAGGCTGAATTGAGCGATAGCTAGTAATTAACGACCCTTGCGATGTGGCATATTCAATTTTGCCAAAAATATTACCAAAGGTTGGGTTTGGCTCGTAAACAACCGGTGCCGCATCGCCTTCTTTGTATTCAACTAAAATATTTGGCGCAAAAAAGTCGGTAAGCATGCCTTTACGGTCAAAGTCTTCTTTGTTTTCTTCGCTTTCACCTTCATCATCAAGCCATTCGAGCACGGCATCAATAATTTCTACACGTATATCTTTTAAATAACGCAGCACACCAATATGGCTGGCGTATTTATGTTCTAAATCTTTTAATAACGGTTTAGTGGCTTGCTCAGCAGTAGACTTTTTAAGATTACGGAGCTTTTCTTTGGATTCACGTTTCCAGCGCGGTAACTCAATAAGCGCTTCAATGAGGGCATCTTCTAATTTTTCTATGCGCTCAAAAAACATTTCGCGTAAATCATCTTCCAAATCAGAAAATTCATTATCGGTAAGTTGCTTACCATCAATTAACGGTGCAAACCCGACCACGCCTTTTTCTTCAATTAATGCCACGCTTTGCTCAAGCGCAGCTATTTCTACCGCGGTAATTGCGCCGTCGTAAGCATCGTTAAATTCACGGTCTATCGATTTTTTCTTACGCTGATAAGCAGGGTTATCAAATGCAGCAGGAAAAGTGTCGAGCACTTCATCAATAAATGAATCAATATCATCGGCTAATTGTTTGCTTTGCCCTGCATGCATAAATAACGCAATAGGCTCACGGTGATCGTCGTAGTTATTAACATATAACCATTCATGCGGTGTTGTGCGCTCTTTAGCGTGTTGTTTTAATTTGTCTTTTACTAAAGTAAAACGCCCGTGTGCCGCCTCTCCCATTACATAAACATTATAACCGGGTAGGTCCATTCCTAAAGAGAAGTCCAAGGCACTTTGCGCACGTTGTTGGCCTATAAAGGTAAGTTGCTCTGGGTATGGATTGCTCATGCAGGTGTTTACATGGCTCGATGAAATACTCGGTGCAAGATTTGATACGGGTAGTGGCAGCAATTTTTTCGTCATTCTAACTTCTTTTTTTACCAGCATATTCGCTAGGTTTTGGACATATTGAGTGGCTATATAAGCCACTCAATATTCATATTTAAGGTTGTAAAGCCTGGCGGCTAAAGTAGATGCCATCACACTGCGTGCAAGGAATAATTTGCGTTGCATGATAAACATCGTAGCTATGGTTGCAATTCTTACATACTAATGTGCCCATGGCTATCCATTCGCCTGCGTGATAAACACCATTATGCTTAAAATCTTCACTTAACGACTGCCATTCTAGCTGTGTTTTATCTTCAATATGAGAAAGCTCAAACCACAATGACTCTTTAAGCTCCTGCCATGCAAGCGAATTATAGTAGTTGTTATTTTCTTGTAGATGAGAAATGTCACGCATTAAGTAATTACGATAAAGCTGATATTTTTCTTCACCTAAATCTTTAAGTGCCTGCTCAGATTCAATAAATCGCTTTACTGCTGCTTTAACTTCATGCTCTTTTACATCTTTTAACCAATCGGATAAATCACTAAGCCATGTTCTGTAATCTGCCATTTTATACTCCTTCAAAACGTCTACTGATTTACTCTATATCATAGATAAGTATAGGTTAACCTGTACTGAAAACTAATTTACTCGCAATTTTACAAAAAGCGCCGCTTTGACGCTGTGAATAGCGCTTTATTTGGGGTATCCTATCGACAATTTTTTATTAGTATGCAAGAAGTTTGGAAACGTAAATGCAAGAGCAATATAACCCACAAGACATAGAGTCAAAAGTCCAACGCTACTGGGAAGAAAACCAAGTATTTAAAGCCACAGAAGATGAGAGCAAAGAAAAATACTATTGCCTCTCAATGTTTCCCTACCCAAGTGGTCGACTGCATATGGGTCATGTGCGTAACTATACCATTGGTGACGTGGTTTCTCGCTTCCAGCGCTTGCAAGGCAAAAACGTAATGCAGCCTATGGGTTGGGATGCGTTTGGTTTACCAGCAGAAAACGCGGCTATTAAAAATAAAACAGCCCCTGCAAAGTGGACTTACGAAAATATTGATTACATGCGTAACCAACTTAAGCAATTAGGTTTTGGTTACGATTGGGATCGCGAAATTGCGACTTGCCACCCAGAATATTACAAATGGGAACAATGGTTTTTCACTAAGCTTTACGAAAAAGGCCTAGTGTACAAAAAAATGTCGACGGTTAACTGGGATCCGGTGGATCAAACTGTATTAGCTAACGAGCAAGTAATTGACGGCCGCGGTTGGCGTTCAGGTGCGGTAGTAGAACAAAAAGAAATTCCTCAGTGGTTTATTAAAATTACCGACTACGCACAAGAGCTATTAGACGATTTAGACAAATTAGAAGACTGGCCTGAACAAGTTAAAACCATGCAGCGCAACTGGATTGGTCGCTCTGAAGGCTTAGACATAGAATTTACACGTACCGATAACAACAAAAAATTTAGCGTATATACTACGCGCCCAGATACATTTATGGGCGTAACATACCTAGCCGTTGCCGGTGGCCACCCTATTGCACAAGAAGCGGCGAAAAATAGCGACGCGATAGCAATGTTTGTTGAAGAATGCAAAAACACTAAAGTTGCCGAAGCAGACATGGCAACCATGGAGAAAAAAGGCATTGCAACGGGCTTTTACGCTACTCATCCATTAACGGGCGAGCAAGTACCAATTTGGGTTGCTAACTTTGTATTAATGCATTACGGCTCAGGTGCGGTAATGGCAGTACCTGCTCATGACCAACGTGACTTTGAATTTGCAACAGCCTACGGCCTCGACATTAAACAAGTTATTGCCCCTGCTGAAGGCTCTGAGCTTGAAGTAAACCTAGCCCAAGAAGCATTTACCGAAAAAGGGGTATTAGTAAACTCAGGTGAATTTGATGGCCTTGATTTTGAAAACGCCTTTAACGCTGTTGCCGACAAACTAGAAGCACTAGGTGTGGGTGAGCGTAAAGTAAACTTCCGTCTACGCGATTGGGGCGTAAGCCGTCAGCGTTACTGGGGTTCGCCAATTCCAATGCTGAGTGATGAGAACGGTAATGAGCTTGCTGCCACTGAAGATATGCTACCAGTGCGCTTACCAGAAGATGTGGTAATGAATGGCGTTACCTCACCAATTAAAGCCGACCCAGAATGGGCTAAAACGACTGTAAATGGTGTACCCGCCACTCATGAAACAGATACTTTTGACACCTTTATGGAATCATCATGGTATTACGCTCGCTACTGTAGCCCGCGCCATGACGAAGGCATGTTAGATCCAGCAGCCGCTAACTACTGGTTACCAGTAAACCAATACATTGGTGGTATTGAGCACGCAATTTTACATTTATTGTATTCGCGCTTTTTCCACAAATTATTACGTGACTTTGGTTTAGTTAATTCAGACGAGCCATTCGACCGCTTACTTTGTCAAGGTATGGTATTAGCTGAAACGTTTTATCGTAAAGATGAAAAAGGCGGCGATATATGGATTTCGCCAAGCGATGTTAATACCGAAACCGACGAAAAAGGCCGCGTAACCAAGGCATGGCATAAAAAAGACGGTGATCCTGTGTTCTCATCTGGCATGAGCAAAATGTCTAAGTCGAAAAACAACGGCATAGACCCGCAAGAAGTCATTGCCCAATACGGCGCAGATACCGTGCGTTTGTTTATGATGTTTACTGCACCACCAGAGCAAACGCTTGAATGGTCAGATTCAGGGGTTGAAGGCGCGCACCGTTTCTTAAAACGTGTATGGAAATACGCGGTAGATGTTAAAACGGTTGGCTTCCAAGCACTTGATAAATCAGCGCTTACAAATCCGCAAAAAGTACTTCGTCGTGAGCTACATAAAGCGATTGCAAAAGTGAGCGATGATGTTGAACGTCGTCAAACATTCAATACGGCAATTGCCGCAATTATGGAGCTATCTAATAAGTTATTAAAAGCGCCATTAAACGATACTCAAGATGTTGCCATTGCAAACGAGGCATTAGAAGCATTGCTTATTATGCTAGCACCAATAACACCGCATTTATCGCATCAGTTATGGCAAGATCTAGGTAAAGAAGGTGATATTTTAGATGCAGCATGGCCAAAAGTTGACGAATCTGCCCTAGTTGAAGATGAAAAACTAATCATAGTACAAGTAAACGGTAAATTACGTGCAAAACTAACGGTTGCAGCTGATGCAACGCAAGAGCAAGTAGAAGCACTTGCGTTTGCAGAATCTAACGTCACTAAATTTACTGATGGTGCAACAATCCGCAAAGTTATTTATGTACCCGGTAAATTACTTAACGTGGTAGCTAACTAATATGGCTGCTTTAAATGCCATTAAAAACGGACTAGCCTTAGTGCTAGTCTGTTTTTTGTTATCGAGCTGTGGCTTTCACCTTAAAAAAGCATCAAGCCTACCCGATGATTTAAAACAGCTAACTCTGGTGGGTGATGATCAAAAATCAGCATTGTTTAGCTATTTGCAAACAGAGCTGACTATGAGCGATGTTACTTTAGTGCCTGCGAGTAAACAATCAGCGCAACTTTACTTATTTAAAGAGCAGCTAGAGCGTCAAACCTTATCGTTATTTCAAAACGGACAAGTGGCTGAATATGAATTGGCATACAGTGTAAGTTATGTTGTAAAACGCCCAAAACAAGCAGCCATTGAAAAACGTTTTGAGCTTTACCGTAATTACCAAGATGACCCTGACAACGCACTAGCCAAAGCAAAAGAGCTTGAACTGCTGATCAGCGAAATTCGTCAACAAGCAAGTCGTCGAATTGTTAGAGAGTTGTCGCAACTATAATGCGTTGTTATGCAAATCAGCTGCCTAGCGAATTAAAAAAGGGGTTAAAACCTTTTTATTTGGTTTTTGGTGAAGAGCCTTTTCAAGAAGCGCAATGTGTACAGCTCATACGCGATAGCGCAAAAGCGCAAGGTTTTGATGAAGTAATTAAATTCACTTTAGCCCAAGGCTTTGATTGGGAAGAAATCATAGCGCAATACCAAAGTATGTCGTTATTTAGTTCGCGTACGATTATTGAGCTTGATTTAAACCAGCAAAAACCCGGTACCCCCGGCGCAAACACCTTTAAAAAGGTCGTTGAGCTTGAAAACCCTGACACCATTTTAATTGTTAAAGGCGCCAAGGCCAGCCAAGATGTGCAACGCGGAGCATGGTTTAAAGCACTCGATAAGCAAGGGCTATTTGTACCCTGCTATCCGCTTAGTGGTAATCACTTAAAACGTTGGCTAGATGAACAATGCCAACGCTTGTCACTCAATTTACAAAACGAAGCGAAGCTTAGTTTAATTAATGCCACTGAAGGCAATTTACTAGCTTGTTTTCAAGAGTTAGAAAAACTGTCGCTAATACATGGTAACGCTCTCATTACCCAACAACTGGTGATGCAAGGGCTGCTAAACCAATCTAAATTCGATATTTTTGATTTAAGTGATGCCCTGTTAAACGGCCATACTACACAAGCAATAAAAGTATTAAATAAGCTTGCAAGTGATAATACTGAAGTAATGAGTATTTTGTGGGCCATCAATAAAGATCTAAATACCTTACTCAGTGTACAGCAAGGGTTACTGCAAGGTGAGTCGTTAGCCACCCTGTTTAAACAAAAAGCGATATGGAAAAATCAGCAAGCGCCGGTACAAACAGCGATAAACAGACTTAACATTGACACCCTTGAAAGCATTAGCAGTGAACTGGCATTATTTGATGCAAGCTACAAACAAGGCGCATTAATTGCCCCCTATCAAGCATTGGCACATATTTGTATTAAGTTTTGCCAACCGCTCGATATTCCACTGCCGTGTCATACTAACCGTCAGTAAAGGGAAAATATCATGATTGCAATTTTTGGTGGCACTTTTGACCCCGTTCATTTGGGGCACCTTAATATGGCGCAGCAATGTGTGGCTACTTTTGAATTACACTCACTTTATTTTATGCCCTGTGCAATACCCACACACAAAGCGGCACCGGGGATCAGCACCGAGCATCGTATAGCAATGCTTAAAGCGGCAATTACAGCTTACCCAGAGTTTAAGCTTGATTTACGGGAGCTACAACGCAGCGGGCCTTCTTATTCTTTATTAAGCTTGCAAGAGTTAAGAGCTGAAAATCCCGATACCCCTATTTTATTTTTGATTGGTATGGACTCATTCAACAACCTTGATAAATGGTATCAGTGGCAAACAATAACTCGTCTTTGCCATATAGTGGTGTATCAACGCCCAGGTCAAAACTGTGACGTACAAGGTGAACTTAAAAACTACAAACAGCAGGCTGTGACCAAAGATATTTCCCTACTGAACGAAAAAAATGCCGGACACCTTTACTTTTTAGAAGGAGAACAGCTAGATGCCGCATCCAGCACTATCCGTCAAGCGCTTAAAAAAAGCATTAAAAAGAGTGAACTATTACCCGACACCGTGAGTCACTATATTGAGCAGCACCAGCTTTATCAAGAGTGATTGGTATAAACCCCTCAGCGTGTTAAAATGACCGCTATTAAATTTTAAATTGAGACAAAACCTTGGATTCGAAACAACTACTCGCTTTTGCACTAGACAAAATTGACGATATGAAAGCACGTGATGTGATTCAACTTGACGTAACTGGCACCTCAGACGTAACCGATTACATGATTGTATGTTCAGGCACATCAAGACGTCATGTATTGTCAATTGCTGATAACTTAGCAAAAGAAGCTCGTCACGCTGGTGAAGAGCCTATTGGCTATGAAGGCCAAAGCGATGGCGAATGGGCACTCGTTGATTTAGGTGATGTGATTGTTCACGTTATGCAAGATCAAGCACGTAGCTATTACGATCTAGAAAAGCTTTGGGGCTAATAGCTCCCTATTTTAGACAACGCTTGGAAGTAACGTCGTGAAAATACAAATGATTGCTGTTGGTACAAAAATGCCAGCATGGGTAGAAACAGGTTTTGCAGAATATCAGCGCCGCTTTCCCAAAGATATGGCACTGGAACTAATCGAAATACCTGCTGGTAAACGTGGCAAAAACGCAGATATAAAGCGTATTTTACACACCGAAGGTGAAAAAACCTTAGCCGCCATACCTAAAGGCAAT
Coding sequences within it:
- a CDS encoding ATPase — encoded protein: MDTNNFNESIKGFFWGVGFVIAMLGGISAFALTIAADVDSGFKTMVSNKALETSDEINNDYKLTLSEIYKENGQVRIAAELKNITNESIYTGTVIASTFDESGKFIGNCVGKSTDSFLEPSEVSYVDIKCNLFRSQASKVHSTKLKIKWF
- a CDS encoding CIA30 family protein, which encodes MTAKQLSSLFVFNLLFATTEANANARWYVVNDSVMGGISNSQVLQNDGNLVFTGNVSLANNGGFASIRTLLDVQSQDITKIMLRVKGDGQTYQLRLRTNEYMDGAAYTRSFSTTKSEWLNIEFLPEDFQLTYRGRLLEQQPTISFKEIKQLGFMIAGKQAGKFRLEVEKIEFKN
- a CDS encoding FKBP-type peptidyl-prolyl cis-trans isomerase, producing the protein MINIILLIVIAIFCVLIFKNSKKAKQQAIANAQIESDYLIANAKVEGVQETASGLQYKIIHKGQSENTPSPTSMVKVHYHGTLIDGTVFDSSMERKTPISFGLHQVIKGWTEGLQLMSPGDKFQFYIPHQLAYGEKRVGSIPPASLLIFEVELLAIES
- a CDS encoding AAA family ATPase translates to MTKKLLPLPVSNLAPSISSSHVNTCMSNPYPEQLTFIGQQRAQSALDFSLGMDLPGYNVYVMGEAAHGRFTLVKDKLKQHAKERTTPHEWLYVNNYDDHREPIALFMHAGQSKQLADDIDSFIDEVLDTFPAAFDNPAYQRKKKSIDREFNDAYDGAITAVEIAALEQSVALIEEKGVVGFAPLIDGKQLTDNEFSDLEDDLREMFFERIEKLEDALIEALIELPRWKRESKEKLRNLKKSTAEQATKPLLKDLEHKYASHIGVLRYLKDIRVEIIDAVLEWLDDEGESEENKEDFDRKGMLTDFFAPNILVEYKEGDAAPVVYEPNPTFGNIFGKIEYATSQGSLITSYRSIQPGALHRANGGYLIMDAEKVMAQPQVWDGLKLSLKTHQIKNDLPYQDSVVGSSFTLRPQLIPLDVKIILLGSRELYYTIGEYDEEFAELFRVLADFDYYLPSSDKLQYQFITKVSDYCEQTLKCTLNEAAMVRLLKFSYRQAEHHNKLSARFADVLELVAEASFYAKQDKLTVIDARHIDEAIEGKQYRTGQISENMLSDIKEGHTLIATDGQAVGKVNGLTVLHIGDTSFGTPARITATVYAGADGVIDVEREAELGKAIHSKGVMLLTGYLGNKYAQHFSLTLSANIAIEQSYGYIDGDSASLAELCALISAITSLPISQSIALTGSINQHGDVQAIGGVNEKIEGFFKLCKMRGLTGEQGVIIPKSNQVNLVLDDEILNAVELGKFNIYAVETVDQALNLLMDIEAGDMVDEHYPEDSVNGIALARLKDIADIVNGDNSDEKDHDSEDEKGEL
- the leuS gene encoding leucine--tRNA ligase — protein: MQEQYNPQDIESKVQRYWEENQVFKATEDESKEKYYCLSMFPYPSGRLHMGHVRNYTIGDVVSRFQRLQGKNVMQPMGWDAFGLPAENAAIKNKTAPAKWTYENIDYMRNQLKQLGFGYDWDREIATCHPEYYKWEQWFFTKLYEKGLVYKKMSTVNWDPVDQTVLANEQVIDGRGWRSGAVVEQKEIPQWFIKITDYAQELLDDLDKLEDWPEQVKTMQRNWIGRSEGLDIEFTRTDNNKKFSVYTTRPDTFMGVTYLAVAGGHPIAQEAAKNSDAIAMFVEECKNTKVAEADMATMEKKGIATGFYATHPLTGEQVPIWVANFVLMHYGSGAVMAVPAHDQRDFEFATAYGLDIKQVIAPAEGSELEVNLAQEAFTEKGVLVNSGEFDGLDFENAFNAVADKLEALGVGERKVNFRLRDWGVSRQRYWGSPIPMLSDENGNELAATEDMLPVRLPEDVVMNGVTSPIKADPEWAKTTVNGVPATHETDTFDTFMESSWYYARYCSPRHDEGMLDPAAANYWLPVNQYIGGIEHAILHLLYSRFFHKLLRDFGLVNSDEPFDRLLCQGMVLAETFYRKDEKGGDIWISPSDVNTETDEKGRVTKAWHKKDGDPVFSSGMSKMSKSKNNGIDPQEVIAQYGADTVRLFMMFTAPPEQTLEWSDSGVEGAHRFLKRVWKYAVDVKTVGFQALDKSALTNPQKVLRRELHKAIAKVSDDVERRQTFNTAIAAIMELSNKLLKAPLNDTQDVAIANEALEALLIMLAPITPHLSHQLWQDLGKEGDILDAAWPKVDESALVEDEKLIIVQVNGKLRAKLTVAADATQEQVEALAFAESNVTKFTDGATIRKVIYVPGKLLNVVAN
- the lptE gene encoding LPS assembly lipoprotein LptE, producing the protein MAALNAIKNGLALVLVCFLLSSCGFHLKKASSLPDDLKQLTLVGDDQKSALFSYLQTELTMSDVTLVPASKQSAQLYLFKEQLERQTLSLFQNGQVAEYELAYSVSYVVKRPKQAAIEKRFELYRNYQDDPDNALAKAKELELLISEIRQQASRRIVRELSQL